From the genome of Penaeus chinensis breed Huanghai No. 1 chromosome 8, ASM1920278v2, whole genome shotgun sequence, one region includes:
- the LOC125027874 gene encoding cell surface glycoprotein 1-like gives MDPPRRLDLKIRPDDPTRRPDLKTRPDDPTSRPVPDDPIRRPDPTTRPDDPTRQPDLKTRPDDQTSRPVPDDPTRRPVPDDPTRRPVPTTQPDDSPRRLAPTTLPDDPPRRPDLTTRPQDKTRRPDLKTRPRRPDPTTRPRRPVPTTQPDDSPRRLAPTTLPDDPPRRPDLTTRPDDPATKRSLRA, from the exons ATGG ACCCGCCCCGACGACTCGACCTCAAGATCCGACCCGACGACCCGACCCGTAGACCCGACCTCAAGACCCGCCCCGACGACCCGACCTCAAGACCCGTCCCCGACGACCCGATCCGACGACCCGACCCGACGACCCGACCCGACGACCCGACCCGACAACCCGACCTCAAGACAAGACCCGACGACCAGACTTCAAGACCCGTCCCCGACGACCCGACCCGACGACCCGTCCCCGACGACCCGACCCGACGACCCGTCCCGACGACCCAGCCCGACGATTCGCCCCGACGACTCGCCCCGACTACCCTCCCCGACGACCCTCCCCGACGACCCGACCTGACGACCCGACCTCAAGACAAGACCCGACGACCAGACCTCAAGACCCGTCCCCGACGACCCGACCCGACGACCCGTCCCCGACGACCCGTCCCGACGACCCAGCCCGACGATTCGCCCCGACGACTCGCCCCGACTACCCTCCCCGACGACCCTCCCCGACGACCCGACCTGACGACCCGACCCGACGACCCAGCGACGAAGAGGAGTCTACGGGCGTGA